The proteins below come from a single Burkholderia contaminans genomic window:
- a CDS encoding DUF1501 domain-containing protein, with product MALSRRQFLSVAAAGAGAILVAPRIVFANVETDRRFVFVIQRGAADGLNIVVPYAEPAYASLRGPLAIDTAAATRLDGTFALHPSLVQTAQLYRDGQALFVHAIASPYRDRSHFDGQNVLETGGREPYQVKDGWLNRLAALLPATRESAIAFAPTVPLALRGTVQAASYAPSGLPAAPDDLLARVSALYEADAQLGPLWQSAMDARGLAGDAHARQDPAGVGKLAATFLARDDGPRIAMIETGGWDTHSAQNARLANQLKALDTMIAALRDGLGPAWQQTTVLVATEFGRTAAANGTGGTDHGQASVAMLTGGAVAGGRVIADWPGLRPGDLYEGRDLKPTASLDALISGAAAESLRLDPRRTASALFAQSDVTRPMSGLIRGAA from the coding sequence ATGGCACTGTCCCGCCGACAATTCCTGAGCGTGGCCGCCGCCGGCGCAGGCGCGATCCTCGTCGCACCGCGGATCGTGTTCGCGAACGTCGAGACCGATCGGCGCTTCGTGTTCGTGATCCAGCGCGGCGCCGCCGACGGCCTGAATATCGTCGTTCCGTATGCCGAGCCCGCGTATGCGTCGCTGCGCGGCCCGCTCGCGATCGACACGGCAGCCGCGACGCGGCTCGACGGCACGTTCGCGCTGCATCCGTCGCTCGTGCAGACCGCGCAGTTGTACCGCGACGGGCAGGCGCTGTTCGTTCATGCGATTGCGTCGCCGTATCGCGACCGCTCGCATTTCGACGGGCAGAACGTGCTCGAGACGGGCGGCCGCGAGCCGTACCAGGTGAAGGACGGCTGGCTGAACCGGCTCGCCGCGCTGCTGCCGGCCACGCGTGAAAGCGCGATTGCGTTCGCGCCGACCGTGCCGCTCGCGTTGCGCGGCACCGTGCAGGCCGCGTCGTACGCGCCGTCCGGTTTGCCGGCCGCGCCGGACGACCTGCTCGCACGCGTGTCGGCGCTCTACGAGGCCGATGCGCAGCTCGGCCCGTTGTGGCAGTCGGCGATGGACGCGCGCGGCCTCGCCGGAGATGCGCATGCGCGGCAGGATCCGGCGGGCGTCGGCAAGCTCGCCGCGACGTTCCTCGCGCGCGACGACGGCCCGCGCATCGCGATGATCGAGACGGGCGGCTGGGACACGCACAGCGCACAGAACGCACGGCTCGCGAATCAGCTCAAAGCGCTCGACACGATGATCGCCGCATTGCGCGATGGCCTCGGGCCCGCATGGCAGCAAACCACGGTGCTGGTCGCAACCGAGTTCGGCCGCACGGCGGCCGCGAACGGCACGGGCGGCACCGATCACGGGCAGGCATCCGTCGCGATGCTCACGGGCGGCGCGGTCGCGGGCGGCCGCGTGATCGCCGACTGGCCCGGTTTGCGGCCGGGCGACCTGTACGAAGGGCGCGACCTGAAACCGACCGCGTCGCTCGACGCGCTGATTTCGGGCGCCGCCGCCGAGAGCCTGCGGCTCGATCCGCGCCGTACCGCGTCCGCGCTGTTTGCGCAAAGCGATGTGACGCGGCCGATGAGCGGGCTGATTCGCGGAGCCGCGTGA
- a CDS encoding lysozyme inhibitor LprI family protein — protein sequence MKAWLVVLAVAAGMTGAHAASFNCAKASTFVEREICTNPTLSRLDDALNADYQHVVDDFANYPVEDPPEYHSFIASQKAWLKARNRCTTTQCLIDSYRKRIDVLCGQIDVPAESDRAKCRGNGGLGGLELAR from the coding sequence ATGAAAGCATGGCTCGTTGTGCTGGCCGTCGCGGCCGGCATGACCGGCGCGCACGCCGCGTCGTTCAACTGTGCGAAGGCATCCACGTTCGTGGAACGCGAAATCTGCACCAATCCGACGTTGTCGCGTCTCGACGATGCGCTCAACGCCGATTACCAGCACGTCGTGGACGACTTCGCCAACTACCCGGTCGAGGATCCGCCGGAATATCACTCGTTCATCGCCAGCCAAAAGGCGTGGCTGAAGGCGCGCAACCGCTGCACGACGACGCAGTGCCTGATCGACAGTTACCGCAAGCGCATCGACGTGCTGTGCGGGCAGATCGACGTGCCGGCCGAAAGCGACCGCGCGAAATGCCGCGGCAACGGCGGCCTGGGCGGGCTCGAACTCGCTCGCTGA
- a CDS encoding tyrosine-type recombinase/integrase, producing MTSPVPSDTALRPLPIDALTVPAALDGRSGTNRSSSAHPQIAATNDLDAVRAWLARFVDTPTTFQNYRKEAERLLLWAVIACGKPLSSLTHEDLVVYRQFLLAPAPAELWCANGGRKHPRDDPRWRPFYGALSAASQRQALVILNVMFSWLVQAGYLAGNPLALSRQRQRRPAPRVTRHLGQPLWQSVKDAIAAMPRDDARAGFHADRARWLFTLLYLGGLRITEAADTTMGQFFCRRDADGRDRWWLDVTGKGGRQRLVPATDEMMAELSRYRRAHGLPALPSDGEATPLVLPVGHAHKPLTRAALHRIVKQVFRHAADRLRANGEAGEQQARVLEQASAHWLRHSAGSHMADGRVDLRLVRDNLGHVSLTTTSQYLHADDDWRHRETEEKHRIGW from the coding sequence ATTGCCGCGACCAACGACCTCGACGCGGTGCGCGCGTGGCTCGCCCGCTTCGTCGATACACCGACCACGTTCCAGAACTACCGCAAGGAAGCCGAACGCCTGCTGCTGTGGGCCGTGATCGCGTGCGGCAAGCCGCTGTCGTCGCTCACGCACGAAGATCTGGTCGTCTACCGCCAGTTCCTGCTCGCACCCGCGCCGGCCGAGCTGTGGTGCGCGAACGGCGGACGCAAGCATCCGCGCGACGATCCGCGCTGGCGGCCGTTCTACGGGGCGCTGTCGGCGGCCAGCCAACGGCAGGCGCTGGTGATCCTGAACGTGATGTTCTCGTGGCTCGTGCAGGCCGGCTACCTCGCCGGCAATCCGCTCGCGTTGTCGCGCCAGCGGCAGCGCCGGCCCGCGCCGCGCGTCACGCGCCATCTCGGGCAGCCGCTGTGGCAATCGGTCAAGGATGCGATCGCCGCGATGCCGCGCGACGACGCGCGGGCGGGCTTCCATGCCGATCGCGCGCGCTGGCTGTTCACGCTGCTGTATCTCGGCGGGCTGCGCATCACCGAAGCGGCCGACACGACGATGGGCCAGTTCTTCTGCCGGCGCGATGCGGACGGGCGCGACCGCTGGTGGCTCGACGTGACGGGCAAAGGCGGCCGGCAGCGGCTCGTGCCGGCCACCGACGAGATGATGGCCGAGCTGTCGCGCTACCGGCGTGCGCACGGCCTGCCCGCGTTGCCGTCCGACGGCGAGGCCACGCCGCTCGTGCTGCCGGTCGGCCACGCGCACAAGCCGCTCACGCGCGCCGCGCTGCACCGGATCGTGAAGCAGGTGTTCCGGCACGCGGCCGACCGGCTGCGTGCGAACGGCGAAGCCGGCGAGCAGCAGGCGCGCGTGCTCGAACAGGCGTCCGCGCACTGGCTGCGCCACAGCGCGGGCTCGCACATGGCCGATGGCCGCGTCGACCTGCGGCTCGTGCGCGACAACCTCGGCCACGTGTCGCTCACGACGACCAGCCAGTACCTGCACGCGGACGACGACTGGCGGCATCGCGAGACGGAGGAGAAGCATCGGATCGGGTGGTAG
- the yddG gene encoding aromatic amino acid DMT transporter YddG: MKRKNKATLAGLGAVLLWASVVALVRGVSESLGATGGAAMIYTVASALLLFTIGFPDLSKFPKQYLLWGGLLFVSYELCLSLSIGYASNGQQAIEVAMVNYLWPSFTLVAAIVFNKQRANLLVVPGVLLSMLGICRVLGGDRGLDPAGMLHNVADNPLSYGLAFVGALIWAGYCTVTARLADGKNGVTPFFMLVALALWIKFAIEGGGGMTFSLHAVIYVVLAASALGFGYAAWNTGIMHGNVTIIVGASYFTPVLAALLAATLLHAPLSIEFWQGASMVCGGSILCWLATRSRRREKAAPVRVGNEAQGNCQG, encoded by the coding sequence ATGAAGCGCAAGAATAAGGCGACGCTCGCCGGGCTCGGCGCGGTGTTGTTGTGGGCCTCCGTGGTCGCCCTCGTTCGTGGCGTGAGCGAAAGCCTCGGCGCGACCGGCGGCGCCGCGATGATCTATACGGTCGCATCCGCGCTTCTGCTGTTCACGATCGGCTTCCCCGATCTCAGCAAATTCCCGAAACAGTACCTGCTCTGGGGCGGGCTGCTGTTCGTCTCGTACGAGCTGTGCCTGTCGCTGTCGATCGGCTATGCCAGCAACGGCCAGCAGGCGATCGAAGTCGCGATGGTCAACTATCTGTGGCCGAGCTTCACGCTGGTGGCGGCGATCGTGTTCAACAAGCAGCGCGCCAACCTGCTGGTCGTGCCCGGCGTCCTGTTGTCGATGCTCGGGATCTGCCGGGTGCTCGGCGGCGACCGCGGCCTCGACCCGGCCGGCATGCTGCACAACGTCGCGGACAATCCGCTGAGCTACGGCCTCGCGTTCGTCGGCGCACTGATCTGGGCCGGCTATTGCACGGTGACGGCGCGCCTCGCCGACGGCAAGAACGGCGTCACGCCGTTCTTCATGCTGGTGGCGCTGGCGCTCTGGATCAAGTTCGCGATCGAAGGCGGCGGCGGCATGACGTTCAGCCTGCATGCGGTCATCTATGTCGTGCTGGCGGCATCCGCGCTGGGGTTCGGCTATGCGGCCTGGAACACCGGCATCATGCACGGCAACGTGACGATTATCGTCGGCGCGTCGTACTTCACCCCGGTGCTCGCCGCCCTGCTCGCCGCGACGCTGCTGCATGCGCCGCTGTCGATCGAATTCTGGCAAGGCGCATCGATGGTTTGCGGCGGATCGATCCTGTGCTGGCTCGCGACGCGCAGCCGGCGCCGTGAAAAAGCCGCGCCCGTCCGGGTCGGCAACGAAGCGCAGGGCAACTGCCAGGGCTGA
- a CDS encoding periplasmic heavy metal sensor, with amino-acid sequence MSERGWKFVLVGSVVLNVFMLGAIGGGAYQWFSTHRDLRASGAPASRTALRFAADELPDARQQEFVAALKAARKDGRDFAREGRDDRITVLDLLAAPQLDRTAIDAALDRTRAADTALRAQVERRVVDFAATLTPDERAKFVDGLRRSGNWRLPAKWQKKQGDAASQ; translated from the coding sequence ATGAGTGAGCGTGGCTGGAAATTCGTCCTCGTCGGTTCGGTCGTGCTGAACGTATTCATGCTCGGCGCGATCGGCGGCGGTGCGTATCAGTGGTTTTCGACGCATCGCGACCTGCGGGCCTCGGGCGCACCGGCGTCGCGCACCGCATTGCGTTTCGCCGCGGACGAATTGCCGGACGCGCGCCAGCAGGAATTCGTTGCGGCGCTGAAGGCGGCGCGCAAGGACGGCCGCGATTTCGCGCGGGAAGGGCGCGACGACCGGATCACCGTGCTGGACCTGCTGGCCGCGCCGCAACTCGATCGCACGGCGATCGACGCGGCGCTCGATCGTACGCGTGCGGCCGATACGGCGCTGCGTGCGCAGGTCGAGCGCCGCGTCGTCGATTTCGCGGCGACGCTGACGCCGGACGAGCGCGCGAAGTTCGTCGACGGGTTGCGGCGTAGCGGGAACTGGCGGCTGCCGGCGAAGTGGCAGAAGAAGCAGGGCGACGCGGCGAGTCAGTAA
- a CDS encoding M48 family metallopeptidase, with protein sequence MVTIYPAGPREVPAGLARASIAYRRNVWLAVASLALFILLYLALTAWFAFSAITGALRLALDGGSAGLPEWLACGGSLFLAIFLAKALFFVRKDVSTDRIELTRAQQPRLFAFLERIAEDAGAPRPNKVFVSARVNAAVFYDLSLLNLVRPSLKHLEIGLALVNMLNLTEFKAVCAHEFGHFAQRSMALGRWVYTAQQIAVHIVAQRDLLDRVLHRLSNLDVRISWIGWLLGLAVWALRSIIDMAFRLVVVAQRALSREMEMQADLVAVSLTGSDAIVHALHRLQIADDAWDRTLGLLRSEVANGRPPRDAFVVQQAFADRLGRIYNDPAYGRRPQVPADAADAFRVFDREIAQPPRMWATHPQNHEREENAKRTYLAAPVDERSAWVLFDDAHSLREHMTAALTGDTGHAPVDADVSLRQMDEHFAQEHLGPQYRGIYMGFPATRHARSAQSLTEPVTRAGPLDTDTLYPASIGHDLERLRKLDREHALLCSLRDGRYQAIDGVIRHRGRVLRRAELPGAIDAVDAERSAARGRLHAVLKAVRSAHLAAADTLSPAWRAYLEGLLRLLHYAEHAEANVRDAYAHLSLRRQRATAGGTITEHGIGHIVRAAEQLQRALAQVFHHAEDVRPSAPVLAALGIDAWPDALGHFALREPVRSNIDDWLRAVGGWVQHAAGQLSALRRATLDELLRAEAIVAAAHAGSRAPATDAPPPAPSVPTAYDTLVAGTERVLHVDQPTFRERFGTASGVLPGIARAAVALGIVGSVLVFGWMQGRVTVSVYNGLARTVSATIDGRRVELQPGASADVTVHGGRDIRIVSTTSDGEPIESFDAPLGFLHARFVYTVAAAAPLRLWTAAYGSAAAPPPHWLAPLRWQPASAEYVFSRPPASIRTKDGGTTRTVLDAGNVVAPETLVRAAGGNAAAAMVLSHVRFDAPDSPYLRNWLDLARTTPGFDRALAARLTHVPDGASAVRIGQAATESRHDNSVGK encoded by the coding sequence ATGGTCACCATTTACCCTGCCGGGCCGCGCGAAGTGCCGGCCGGACTCGCGCGTGCGAGCATCGCGTATCGCCGCAACGTGTGGCTGGCGGTTGCGAGCCTCGCGCTGTTCATCCTGCTGTATCTCGCGCTGACCGCGTGGTTCGCGTTCTCGGCAATCACCGGTGCATTGCGGCTCGCGCTGGATGGCGGGTCGGCCGGGTTGCCCGAATGGCTCGCGTGCGGCGGCAGCCTGTTCCTGGCGATATTCCTGGCCAAGGCGCTCTTTTTCGTCCGGAAGGACGTGAGTACGGACCGCATTGAATTGACGCGCGCGCAGCAGCCGCGGCTGTTCGCGTTCCTCGAACGTATCGCCGAAGACGCCGGCGCGCCGCGCCCGAACAAGGTGTTCGTCAGTGCGCGGGTCAATGCGGCCGTGTTCTACGACCTGTCGCTTCTGAACCTGGTTCGGCCTTCGCTCAAGCATCTGGAGATCGGGCTCGCGCTCGTCAACATGCTCAATCTCACCGAATTCAAGGCGGTGTGCGCGCACGAGTTCGGCCATTTCGCACAGCGGTCGATGGCGCTGGGCCGATGGGTTTACACGGCGCAGCAGATCGCCGTCCATATCGTCGCGCAGCGCGACCTGCTCGACCGCGTCCTGCACCGTCTGTCGAACCTGGACGTGCGCATCTCGTGGATCGGCTGGCTGCTCGGCCTCGCCGTCTGGGCTTTGCGTTCGATCATCGACATGGCGTTCCGCCTGGTTGTCGTCGCGCAACGGGCGCTGTCGCGTGAAATGGAAATGCAAGCCGACCTGGTCGCCGTGTCGTTGACCGGCAGCGATGCCATCGTGCATGCGTTGCACCGGTTGCAGATTGCAGACGACGCATGGGACCGCACACTGGGCCTGCTGCGCAGCGAAGTCGCCAACGGCCGGCCGCCGCGCGATGCATTCGTCGTGCAGCAGGCTTTTGCCGATCGCCTCGGTCGCATCTACAACGATCCGGCTTACGGCCGGCGCCCGCAGGTGCCGGCGGACGCAGCCGATGCGTTCCGCGTGTTCGACCGGGAAATCGCGCAGCCGCCGCGCATGTGGGCCACGCACCCGCAGAATCACGAACGGGAGGAAAACGCGAAACGCACGTATCTGGCCGCCCCCGTGGACGAGCGTAGCGCGTGGGTGCTGTTCGACGACGCGCACAGCCTGCGCGAGCACATGACGGCCGCGCTGACCGGCGACACCGGACACGCGCCGGTGGACGCCGACGTGTCGCTGCGGCAAATGGACGAACATTTCGCGCAGGAACATCTTGGGCCGCAATATCGCGGCATCTACATGGGTTTTCCGGCCACCCGGCACGCGCGATCCGCGCAGTCATTGACGGAGCCCGTCACGCGCGCCGGTCCGCTCGATACCGACACGCTGTACCCTGCCAGCATCGGCCACGACCTCGAGCGGCTGCGCAAGCTCGATCGCGAGCATGCACTGCTTTGCTCGCTGCGCGACGGGCGCTATCAAGCGATCGACGGGGTCATCCGCCACCGCGGCCGGGTACTTCGCCGCGCCGAGTTGCCCGGCGCGATCGACGCGGTCGATGCCGAGCGTTCCGCCGCCCGCGGCCGCCTCCACGCGGTGCTGAAGGCGGTACGCAGCGCCCACCTGGCCGCAGCCGACACCCTGTCGCCAGCATGGCGTGCATATCTCGAAGGCTTGCTGCGCTTGCTTCACTATGCGGAGCATGCCGAAGCGAATGTGCGCGACGCTTACGCGCATCTGTCGCTGCGGCGGCAGCGGGCCACGGCTGGCGGAACAATCACCGAGCACGGCATCGGCCATATCGTCCGTGCGGCCGAGCAGTTGCAGCGTGCATTGGCGCAAGTCTTCCACCACGCGGAGGATGTACGCCCGAGCGCGCCCGTGCTGGCCGCGCTCGGCATCGACGCCTGGCCGGACGCGCTGGGGCATTTCGCGCTGCGCGAGCCGGTGCGAAGCAACATCGACGACTGGCTGCGTGCTGTCGGCGGTTGGGTCCAGCATGCGGCCGGACAACTTTCCGCCTTGCGCCGCGCGACGCTCGACGAACTCCTGCGCGCCGAAGCGATCGTCGCCGCCGCCCATGCGGGTTCCCGCGCACCGGCGACGGACGCGCCACCGCCGGCGCCATCCGTTCCGACCGCGTACGACACGCTCGTCGCCGGCACCGAGCGCGTGCTGCACGTCGACCAGCCGACCTTTCGCGAGCGCTTCGGCACGGCCAGCGGCGTGCTTCCCGGTATTGCCCGCGCGGCCGTGGCACTCGGAATCGTGGGATCCGTGCTCGTGTTCGGCTGGATGCAAGGCCGCGTCACCGTCTCGGTGTACAACGGCCTCGCCCGCACCGTGTCCGCGACGATCGACGGACGGCGCGTCGAACTGCAACCGGGTGCGTCAGCCGACGTGACCGTTCACGGTGGCCGCGATATCCGTATTGTCAGCACGACTTCCGATGGCGAGCCGATCGAATCGTTCGATGCCCCGCTCGGTTTTCTGCATGCGCGGTTCGTCTACACCGTCGCCGCCGCCGCGCCGCTGCGCCTGTGGACGGCCGCCTACGGCAGCGCAGCCGCACCGCCGCCGCACTGGCTCGCGCCGCTGCGATGGCAGCCCGCTTCGGCCGAGTACGTCTTTTCCCGACCGCCGGCCAGCATTCGCACGAAGGACGGCGGCACGACGCGCACCGTGCTGGACGCAGGCAATGTCGTCGCACCCGAGACCCTGGTGCGCGCCGCCGGTGGCAACGCGGCGGCGGCGATGGTGCTGTCGCACGTGCGATTCGATGCGCCGGACTCTCCTTATCTGCGCAATTGGCTGGATCTCGCCAGAACGACACCCGGCTTCGATCGGGCGCTGGCGGCACGACTCACGCATGTTCCCGACGGCGCGTCCGCGGTGCGAATCGGCCAGGCGGCAACGGAGAGCCGCCACGACAACAGCGTCGGCAAGTAG
- a CDS encoding LysE family translocator: protein MPALPTLLAFGLVSLGMVLTPGPNMIYLVSRSICQGRRAGLVSLGGVALGFVFYMVCAALGITALVMAVPYAYDALRFAGALYLAYLAWQALKPGGRSAFQIRQLPHDSRARLFTMGFVTNLANPKIAVMYLSLLPQFISPGHGSVLAQSLALGCVQIAVSVSVNALIACMAGGIAGFLAGRPVWASAQRWLMGTVLAGLAVRIALESR, encoded by the coding sequence GTGCCGGCCTTGCCCACCTTGCTTGCTTTCGGACTCGTGTCGCTCGGCATGGTGCTGACACCCGGGCCGAACATGATCTATTTGGTATCGCGTTCGATCTGTCAGGGCCGCCGTGCCGGGCTGGTGTCGCTCGGCGGCGTCGCGCTGGGGTTCGTGTTCTACATGGTGTGCGCGGCGCTGGGCATCACCGCGCTGGTGATGGCCGTGCCGTATGCGTACGATGCGTTGCGCTTTGCCGGGGCGCTTTATCTGGCGTACCTGGCGTGGCAGGCGCTGAAGCCGGGCGGCCGCTCGGCGTTCCAGATCAGGCAACTGCCGCACGACAGCCGTGCCAGGCTGTTCACGATGGGCTTCGTCACGAACCTCGCGAATCCGAAGATCGCGGTGATGTATCTGTCGCTGCTGCCGCAGTTCATTTCGCCGGGGCACGGCAGCGTGCTCGCGCAATCGCTGGCGCTCGGCTGCGTGCAAATCGCGGTGAGCGTCAGCGTGAATGCGCTGATTGCCTGCATGGCAGGCGGCATCGCGGGCTTTCTGGCGGGGCGGCCAGTCTGGGCGTCGGCTCAGCGCTGGTTGATGGGCACGGTGCTGGCCGGGCTGGCCGTGCGTATCGCACTGGAGTCGCGCTAG
- a CDS encoding RNA polymerase sigma factor: MQPETDADETDLAEAVRDARGDPRPPVWRGRLMAQRIQGEHDDEHQSAGGRINDRAAAQTRDALERPALSGGDPDAALVARVGARDASAVRMLVARKLPRLLALATRMLGDRTEAEDVAQETFLRIWKQAPGWREGEARFDTWLHRVVLNLCYDRLRGRREEPVDVLPDVPDPQPEPATRAETRSRDARVRQALAALPVRQREALVLQYYQEMSNVEAANLMGITVDALESLLARARRNLRAQLAGDSPSEDIR; the protein is encoded by the coding sequence ATGCAGCCTGAAACGGATGCCGATGAAACGGACCTTGCCGAGGCCGTGCGCGATGCGCGTGGCGATCCCCGACCGCCAGTGTGGCGGGGCCGGTTAATGGCACAGCGCATTCAAGGAGAGCACGACGATGAGCATCAGTCTGCAGGCGGGCGCATCAACGATCGCGCCGCGGCACAGACGCGCGATGCGCTGGAGCGCCCCGCGTTGAGCGGCGGCGATCCGGACGCGGCCCTGGTCGCACGGGTCGGCGCGCGCGATGCGTCGGCCGTGCGCATGCTCGTCGCGCGCAAGCTGCCGCGACTGCTCGCGCTCGCGACGCGCATGCTCGGCGACCGCACGGAAGCCGAGGACGTCGCACAGGAGACGTTCTTGCGGATCTGGAAACAGGCGCCGGGCTGGCGCGAAGGCGAGGCACGGTTCGACACGTGGCTGCATCGCGTCGTGCTGAATCTGTGCTACGACCGCTTGCGCGGCCGCCGCGAGGAACCGGTCGACGTGCTGCCCGACGTGCCCGATCCGCAACCGGAGCCGGCCACCCGTGCGGAGACCCGCTCGCGCGACGCGCGCGTGCGGCAGGCGCTCGCGGCGTTGCCGGTGCGGCAGCGCGAAGCGCTCGTGCTCCAGTACTATCAGGAAATGTCGAACGTGGAGGCGGCCAACCTGATGGGCATTACCGTCGACGCGCTGGAAAGCCTGCTCGCGCGTGCGCGGCGAAACTTGCGCGCGCAACTGGCCGGCGACTCACCTAGCGAGGACATCCGATGA
- a CDS encoding YXWGXW repeat-containing protein — protein sequence MKLSHPLRFTVACVAALAASAAFAQAVIVAPYAPPPPRVEVLPAPRAGYVWDQGHWHWRQGRYVWIPGHWQVVRVGYHWVPGHWAARGPAWRWVPGHWA from the coding sequence ATGAAGCTTTCGCATCCATTGCGATTCACCGTGGCATGCGTGGCCGCACTGGCTGCGTCCGCGGCCTTCGCGCAGGCCGTGATCGTCGCGCCTTACGCGCCGCCGCCGCCGCGCGTCGAAGTGCTGCCGGCGCCGCGCGCGGGCTACGTGTGGGACCAGGGGCACTGGCACTGGCGGCAAGGTCGCTACGTGTGGATTCCGGGCCACTGGCAGGTGGTGCGCGTCGGCTACCACTGGGTGCCCGGCCATTGGGCCGCGCGCGGGCCGGCCTGGCGCTGGGTGCCCGGCCACTGGGCCTGA
- a CDS encoding purple acid phosphatase family protein encodes MSNQDNSPIQPNEPAASVSRRGFLKLAGVSGLATAAGGLAAARAAASNPDGTPEQVHLTWGNDPTSEVVISWASLASAVNPRARIVADGEPARTVHGVQRLYTDGLNGETVFAYHARVHGLKPNTRYRYEITADNDSNAAQPFSANFSTAPRGRAPFRFTSYGDLATPNGAWVLSSPQSRFAVQAVEQFQPLFHLLNGDLCYANLNPAHQPEVWRDFGNNNQTSAANRPWMPCPGNHEIEFNNGPQGLDSYLARYTLPENGTRFQGRWYSFRVSSVLFVSLDADDVVYQDAAAFVGGPAPLVPAASTGHPPIEPGTSFYVRGYSNGEQTRWLEHTLRHAAHDDDIDWIVVQMHQDALSSSKTGNGSDKGIREAWLPLFDRYGVDLVLCGHDHDYERSYPVRGCNHRAGVDATTGEVVETLQPRPVGSNDPDRTKFDTSHGTIHLILGGGGTSAPLDVYGENPATGFARAKVFTKPNRPVPGTAPNTFVRAPADALEDAIWSARRDTGTGYGIAVFDHDPGKPGGHTTITMRYYHAPGADQHPTADYELFETIELSKKRNER; translated from the coding sequence ATGTCGAACCAGGACAACTCCCCGATCCAGCCGAACGAGCCGGCCGCGTCCGTCTCGCGTCGCGGCTTCCTGAAACTCGCCGGCGTCTCCGGCCTCGCCACCGCCGCCGGTGGCCTCGCGGCAGCCAGGGCCGCCGCGTCGAACCCGGACGGCACGCCCGAACAGGTCCACCTGACGTGGGGCAACGATCCAACGTCGGAAGTCGTGATCTCGTGGGCCTCGCTCGCGTCGGCCGTCAATCCGCGCGCGCGCATCGTCGCCGACGGCGAGCCGGCACGCACCGTGCACGGCGTCCAGCGCCTGTACACCGATGGCCTGAACGGCGAAACGGTATTCGCGTACCACGCACGCGTGCACGGGCTGAAGCCGAATACGCGCTACCGCTACGAGATCACGGCCGACAACGACAGCAACGCCGCGCAGCCGTTCTCCGCGAATTTCTCGACCGCGCCGCGCGGCCGCGCGCCGTTCCGCTTCACGAGCTACGGCGATCTCGCGACGCCGAACGGCGCGTGGGTGCTGTCGTCGCCGCAGAGCCGCTTCGCGGTGCAGGCAGTCGAGCAGTTCCAGCCGCTGTTCCACCTGCTGAACGGCGACCTCTGCTATGCGAACCTGAACCCCGCGCACCAGCCCGAGGTATGGCGCGATTTCGGCAACAACAACCAGACGTCGGCCGCCAACCGTCCGTGGATGCCGTGCCCGGGCAATCACGAGATCGAGTTCAACAACGGCCCGCAGGGGCTCGACTCGTATCTTGCGCGCTATACGCTGCCGGAGAACGGCACGCGCTTTCAGGGCCGCTGGTACAGCTTCCGCGTGAGCTCGGTGCTGTTCGTCTCGCTCGACGCGGACGATGTCGTGTACCAGGACGCCGCCGCGTTCGTCGGCGGCCCCGCACCGCTCGTGCCGGCCGCGAGCACCGGCCACCCGCCGATCGAGCCCGGCACGTCGTTCTACGTGCGCGGCTACAGTAACGGCGAGCAGACGCGCTGGCTCGAACACACACTGCGCCACGCCGCGCATGACGACGATATCGACTGGATCGTCGTGCAGATGCACCAGGACGCGCTCAGCTCGTCGAAGACGGGCAACGGTTCCGACAAGGGCATTCGCGAAGCATGGCTGCCGCTGTTCGACCGCTACGGCGTCGACCTCGTGCTGTGCGGCCACGATCACGACTACGAGCGCAGCTACCCGGTGCGCGGCTGCAATCACCGCGCGGGCGTCGATGCGACGACCGGCGAAGTCGTCGAGACGCTGCAGCCGCGTCCGGTCGGCTCGAACGACCCGGACCGCACGAAGTTCGACACGAGCCACGGCACGATCCACCTGATCCTCGGCGGCGGCGGCACCAGCGCGCCGCTCGACGTGTACGGCGAGAACCCGGCGACCGGCTTTGCGCGCGCGAAGGTGTTCACGAAGCCGAACCGGCCGGTGCCGGGCACGGCGCCGAATACGTTCGTGCGCGCGCCGGCCGATGCGCTCGAGGATGCGATCTGGTCCGCGCGCCGCGATACGGGCACCGGTTACGGGATCGCGGTGTTCGACCACGACCCGGGCAAGCCGGGCGGTCACACGACGATCACGATGCGCTACTACCACGCGCCGGGCGCCGACCAGCACCCGACCGCCGACTACGAGCTGTTCGAGACGATCGAACTGAGCAAGAAGCGCAACGAACGGTGA
- a CDS encoding YXWGXW repeat-containing protein, which produces MKIRSVSLAMLVTASAALMSACVVEPVRPPQPAPVVEVPPPMPAPGYRWARGHYRWAGNHWAWVPGHWVGVY; this is translated from the coding sequence ATGAAGATCCGGTCCGTGTCGCTCGCCATGCTGGTGACGGCCAGTGCGGCGCTGATGTCCGCATGCGTGGTCGAACCCGTGCGGCCGCCGCAGCCGGCGCCCGTCGTCGAGGTGCCACCGCCGATGCCTGCGCCGGGCTATCGCTGGGCGAGGGGGCACTACCGGTGGGCCGGCAATCACTGGGCATGGGTGCCCGGGCACTGGGTGGGGGTGTACTGA